The Streptomyces sp. V3I7 genome segment ACCGACGCGGGGGACGGCTCCAGGGTGAGCCGCGCGAGCACGACGGCGAACGCCACCATGAACGCGAAGGCGACCAGCATCACCAGCGCGCGGACCAGGACGGAGACCAGGCCGCGGCCGCCCCAGGTGGGCCACCTGACGCGGGCCGCCCAGCCTGTGCGGCTCTTCTTGGGGGACTTGCCCTTCCTGGCGGTGCGGCCCTTCTTGCGGGCCTTGCTCTTCCTGGTGGTGCGCGACTGCGCCGCGGTACGGGCCATACCGTCCTCCTCCGGTCTCAACTTCCGTTCGAATCAGTGCAGTTACCCGGAGGCGTCACGTCGACCCGTACGAGATGTGCACCTCCTTGAAGCCCAGGGAGCGCAGCAGGCCCTCCAGCATCCCCGTGGTGTTCTGCTCGGCCCGCTTGGTCAGACCGCTGTCCTCGGCGGCCTTGCCGATGTGGCGTAGGGCCAGGCGCTGCACGGCCCGTTCACCGTTCGGATTGTCCGAGAACAGGTCCCCGAGCCGGTCGAGCAGCCCGCGCTGCTTGGACACGGCGTACGAGTGGTCGACGTCGAGGGCGGGGCTGCCGAGCCGCGCGTGCGGCAGCCGGAGCGTGGCCTCGGTGCGGGCGTCGTTGACCGACACGTCCTTCTCGCGCACCTTGCCGAGGTCGACGTAGGCGTCGACGGTGCCGGCGCCGACGTACAGGGTACGGGTGCCGCGGATCGCGTCGGGCAGGTACGCGGAGTCCCGCTCCAGGTCCACGACCACCTGGAAGTTGCCCGAAGCGGCGTCGTAACGGCTCATGTCCGTGATGGACTTGAGGAGGGTGGGTCCGGAGCGGTCGTGGGTCTCGGTGCCGAACAGGTCCTTGAATCCCGGCAGTACGGCCAGCCGG includes the following:
- a CDS encoding DUF4230 domain-containing protein is translated as MTTSLRHGSTRLPGWAKAVGAVVLVLVVLLAGIRLAVLPGFKDLFGTETHDRSGPTLLKSITDMSRYDAASGNFQVVVDLERDSAYLPDAIRGTRTLYVGAGTVDAYVDLGKVREKDVSVNDARTEATLRLPHARLGSPALDVDHSYAVSKQRGLLDRLGDLFSDNPNGERAVQRLALRHIGKAAEDSGLTKRAEQNTTGMLEGLLRSLGFKEVHISYGST